One region of Parambassis ranga chromosome 21, fParRan2.1, whole genome shotgun sequence genomic DNA includes:
- the cops8 gene encoding COP9 signalosome complex subunit 8 isoform X2 — protein sequence MLFSAPGGIATPQVYAQLLALYLLNNDMNNARYLWKRIPQAIKSANPELAAIWAVGQRIWQRDFPGIYTTIAAYQWSENILPVMEALQESTRQRAYGLVAQAYTSITAEDFAAFVGYSVEEAVKGVVSQGWQADPNTRMVMPKKPDPPPVSLVPNEQQLARLTDYVAFLEN from the exons ATGTTATTCtcg GCTCCAGGGGGCATTGCAACACCTCAAGTCTATGCACAGCTGCTGGCGCTTTATTTACTAAATAATGACAT GAATAATGCCCGGTATCTATGGAAGCGAATTCCCCAAGCAATAAAATCG GCAAACCCAGAATTAGCAGCAATTTGGGCTGTTGGCCAGCGCATTTGGCAAAGAGACTTTCCAGGAATCTACACAACCATCGCAGCATACCAATGGTCAGAGAATATCCTTCCTGTCATGGAAGCCCTTCAAG AGAGCACACGGCAAAGGGCATATGGTCTAGTGGCCCAGGCGTACACttccatcacagcagaggattttgctgcttttgtGGGCTACTCTGTGGAAGAGGCCGTAAAGG GTGTGGTGAGCCAGGGCTGGCAGGCAGACCCCAACACTAGGATGGTGATGCCCAAAAAGCCAG ATCCTCCCCCTGTCTCTTTGGTTCCAAATGAGCAGCAGTTGGCCAGACTCACTGACTACGTGGCTTTCCTTGAGAACTGA
- the cops8 gene encoding COP9 signalosome complex subunit 8 isoform X1 produces the protein MPTAVIMEENFDKLLEQCEAQELEAPGGIATPQVYAQLLALYLLNNDMNNARYLWKRIPQAIKSANPELAAIWAVGQRIWQRDFPGIYTTIAAYQWSENILPVMEALQESTRQRAYGLVAQAYTSITAEDFAAFVGYSVEEAVKGVVSQGWQADPNTRMVMPKKPDPPPVSLVPNEQQLARLTDYVAFLEN, from the exons ATGCCTACTGCTGTGATTATGGAAGAAAATTTTGATAAATTATTAGAGCAGTGTGAAGCTCAAGAGCTTGAG GCTCCAGGGGGCATTGCAACACCTCAAGTCTATGCACAGCTGCTGGCGCTTTATTTACTAAATAATGACAT GAATAATGCCCGGTATCTATGGAAGCGAATTCCCCAAGCAATAAAATCG GCAAACCCAGAATTAGCAGCAATTTGGGCTGTTGGCCAGCGCATTTGGCAAAGAGACTTTCCAGGAATCTACACAACCATCGCAGCATACCAATGGTCAGAGAATATCCTTCCTGTCATGGAAGCCCTTCAAG AGAGCACACGGCAAAGGGCATATGGTCTAGTGGCCCAGGCGTACACttccatcacagcagaggattttgctgcttttgtGGGCTACTCTGTGGAAGAGGCCGTAAAGG GTGTGGTGAGCCAGGGCTGGCAGGCAGACCCCAACACTAGGATGGTGATGCCCAAAAAGCCAG ATCCTCCCCCTGTCTCTTTGGTTCCAAATGAGCAGCAGTTGGCCAGACTCACTGACTACGTGGCTTTCCTTGAGAACTGA
- the LOC114426162 gene encoding E3 ubiquitin-protein ligase TRIM63 translates to MDVQRTGSMVRPPSPMDSLEKQLSCPICLDMFTKPVVILPCQHNLCRSCASDLYDSRNPYRFSGGVFRCPTCRFEVVLDRHGVHGLQRNLLVENIIDIYKQQQEGSNSGSTETSLKPKESKEPMCQEHEDERINIYCVTCQTPTCSMCKVFGQHKDCEVAPLASVYQTQKGELSNAIDTLVASNGRLQALLNQMEDACRAVQENAQRAKQGLAERFDLLYAILEERKTILLEQIGKEQDDKVAALRALAQRYGERLQNFSELTDTAVRALEQSGAAEFLLASKGLITQTKDAAKSSLGEERPEPGFEKMDHFSLSTEHVETVLAKMDFGVGGDDEFEDAEEEEEEEEE, encoded by the coding sequence ATGGACGTCCAGAGGACAGGATCTATGGTTCGGCCCCCCAGCCCTATGGATAGCCTTGAGAAGCAGCTGAGCTGCCCCATCTGCTTGGACATGTTCACCAAGCCTGTGGTGATCCTACCCTGCCAGCACAACCTGTGTCGTAGTTGTGCCAGCGACCTGTATGACTCACGCAACCCATACCGCTTTTCTGGAGGCGTCTTCCGCTGTCCTACTTGCCGGTTTGAGGTTGTGCTTGACCGCCATGGTGTGCACGGGCTCCAACGCAACCTGTTGGTTGAAAATATCATCGACATCTATAAACAGCAGCAAGAAGGTAGCAATAGTGGAAGCACAGAAACCTCATTAAAGCCTAAAGAATCCAAAGAACCAATGTGCCAAGAACATGAGGATGAGAGAATCAACATCTATTGTGTGACCTGCCAGACACCCACCTGTTCTATGTGCAAAGTGTTTGGCCAGCATAAGGACTGTGAAGTGGCACCTCTAGCAAGTGTTTACCAGACCCAGAAAGGTGAACTGAGTAATGCCATTGATACCCTGGTGGCCAGCAATGGGCGTCTGCAGGCTCTGCTCAACCAGATGGAAGATGCCTGCCGCGCTGTACAGGAGAATGCTCAGCGTGCTAAGCAAGGGTTAGCAGAACGCTTTGATCTGCTATATGCTATTTTGGAAGAACGCAAGACCATCCTACTGGAGCAGATTGGGAAAGAGCAAGATGATAAGGTGGCAGCTCTGCGGGCACTGGCTCAACGTTATGGTGAGCGGCTGCAAAATTTCTCAGAGCTGACTGATACAGCTGTCAGGGCACTGGAGCAAAGTGGAGCTGCTGAATTTCTGTTGGCTTCGAAGGGCCTCATCACACAAACCAAAGATGCAGCCAAATCTTCATTGGGAGAGGAGAGGCCAGAGCCAGGCTTCGAGAAGATGGACCACTTCAGTTTGTCCACAGAGCATGTTGAAACAGTCCTCGCAAAAATGGACTTTGGAGTGGGGGGAGATGATGAATTtgaggatgcagaggaggaagaagaagaggaggaggaataa